DNA from Coffea arabica cultivar ET-39 chromosome 10c, Coffea Arabica ET-39 HiFi, whole genome shotgun sequence:
CCAATTTATTTGGTCAGGACTGCAGCCATCTCCACCTCTCCCATCACCATGATACCCTTTGAGACAAGGACATGTGTAGTTGCCCAATGTGTTGTGACAAACACTATTCTTCGTACAATTGTGTAGAGTTGGATCTTGGCATTCATTAATATCTGTCGAAttcaataaaaaatagaaagcaGAAGCATAAtttgaaatgtgaattgaaacacacatatacatactgGTTAATTAGACGAGTTTAACAAAATTTTCGCACATACCTTGGCAACCATCAGGGAGATATGGGTTGCCTTCGTATCCTTGATCGCAAGAACAACGGTATCCCAACCCCTTAAAAGGTTCGTAACAGTGACTGTTTTTACCAGAGCATGCATAAGAGGTCGTGTTTCTTTGGGCAACTTCACATGACCCCTCCTCAATGGTCCAATCCACCACGACGGGAagacttaaatcattgcttaaGTTGGTGAGGTTACTTGCAGAAAAATTGAAAGCCTTCTCTTCGACCACAAAAGCGTAGCTGCAAGGATTGAAATCCCACACCTTGGTGTGGTTATTAAGACTGGTCAAGCTCACATTAATATTCCATGCCCCTGGTGGGATATCAGTCTGGCAGCAACCGATGCCAGAACAAGAGCCATCAATTACATCTTCCTTATAATCACAGGAAGGGATACATCCAGTTGCGTAGCTCCGGTTTTGACCAAAGCCTTTAACTAAGGCCAAGGCATCACAGCCAACGACAATGAATTTATTAGCTGTACTACTGAAGGTAAAGCGTTTAGATAATCTCGTCCATGGTGAAATGTTGTCCAATAAACTTCCGTTTTTATCATAGCAATCAGATGCTATATCCTGCATAAGGTGTACCTGACCTTCCAGAGATATTTCTGTGACATCGACTGCGTTCTGCAGAACTGTTTGAGGGACAGAGGTTGAAGAGTTGGTGCAGttgataaaaaaatatttgttaagGTAACAATCTTCCGTAATACCGAATGGAAATGGAATGCTTACATTTCCACAATGATCTTTGCAGCCGGGCATCGCTATAGGAAATGTTGGGGGTGTCAAAGTTGAAGCGGAAGAAAGCATTAAGGCAATTACCAAATGCAAGAGCATCGGTAAAATGAACCGATTGAAGCCCATtggaattgtttttcaaagagaGTTGCAAGTTTCCTTATACGGAAGAGAGTTGCAATTGTTAATTGTGCACTTCTAAGGACTTTATACTTACGATAGGGAAGACTTGGTTAGTAAACCCAAAGAAGGCCTACGCATTTTAAGATTGAAGCTTCTTCTGTAGACCCCAAATAGGGACGTTTTATAGGCATTCCAAGTAAAGGGAAGACTTAGCCAGTAAACGCACAAAAGGCCTACGCATTTTACCATTGAAACTTCTTCTGTAGACCCCAAATAGGACGGTTAACTTCAAATGAATGCAGTCAAGATATAAAGGAGCATTTGTTCACACTAGTCTCTGACGACCATGGGGTCCACGTCTTTACGGGGTTGCTTATGCTAACGACATAAAGACTCTGTAAGGGAAGACTTTCAAGTCCACCCTACTGTTTCCATTTATTTACGTGAAAAACAATAAGGGAACCGATAAATTTTTTCCACTTGatatgagaaaaaaaatcataaatgtGTTTTTGGATGTAATGTATGTCATGAAAGTAATTACGATGTGTGCTTCGGCCGATGAGGTTTTAGTCTGCTTAGAgtgtatttgataaaattgaaatttgaaatctgaaggcgaaattcattaaattattaaattgttaaatacCATATTTGAtgcatttgagtgtatatcatatTAACTGATATGTGGTtagtttattaattattttttagagtaAATTTTGTCTAGAATAGTTGGTGCCACTCAATTAATTCAAAAGTTCtaatttttgttatcaaatgcgtttgaatatattaaaatttgaacTTATTTAATTTAAATGTTGAATCTAGTTATCAAACGGAGGCCTAGGATTGAGATTCCAAGATTTAGAGGGCTTGGGTTGAAATCTCTCCTCTCTTCCCCcgctttttaaatttcattcctCTTCtactataaaaaaatttaaaaaaaaataaaaaatatatatgcttAGAATGGGAGGATTAAAGAGGAGTTAGGATTGACTGAAAATCTCGACTCAAAGATAACAATCTTGTGTCATGCCAAATGGGTATGGGATCTTTACTTTTCCAGAGGTATCAATGCAGCCATCCTTGGCTACAGGAGggtatgttgctgctggtgtgATAGCTGGCTTCAAGGACACCGTCAACACGAAAAGTATCATTTGAACAAGCTTCATCACTGGGGAAACTTTGGACTGTGATGACTATTTAATTTTGGGATGATGAGTTTTTTTTGGTGTTCTTGGAGGAGGCCATATTTCAATATATAGATCCTTCCCTGAGCAAAGCCACCCCAACATTAGAAAGTCACTCATCCTCAAATTGACTTGGCAAGTTCACTTGACTTATTCTGATACCGTGTGGTATGGGTTCCTGACCGTTACTAATTGCATTTCAGCGCTATTTCCTTTTTTAACACTACGCCATCTTCTGTGTGTGGactctttacttttttttcatcatttgtgCTACAATTGCAACATCAATTCATATGAGCACGAAACTCCAGTCATCGTGGTCGAGGGAACGGAATTTTATCAACTTTTCTGTGTTGAAAATTGTGGAATCAAGAAGAGATCAGATGATTGACTTTTCCCTCTATCACCTCTCTAGATAATAGAAAAATCGCCAGTAGAAAACTTGGTTTTTTTGTCCCATTAGTTTCCCAGCATGTACTCTACTACCACCACTACCAAACAAATGAACGAAGAATTGCAATTATAGTAGATGAACAAAATAACCTTAAGATTAACcacaaatttctttattttatttccatttttgtgGTTAATTAATTAGTCATGTGTCATCACATAAGTTAATATTCTTATTGTCTAAAGTCAGGTGcttttttattctctttttttaattcaatCTAGTGAACATGTGACTGCAAATAACATTATTTCGTTAGTAATTAGGGAAAATCCGTCAATTACACTAAATTTGCTTCAATTGGAAATATTGGGAACCATATTTATTTTTGCTGAAAGTTAGGAACCAAAATTACACTGGTGCCAAACATTGGAGAGGACTAAATTCACACAAGTGCGAAACACTAGGGActaaaactttattttttttccttttcctatcaGTATGAAATAACCCTAAGTTGGTTCACCACATCTTAATTAGTTGATGCAATCGTGAATAAACTAGTGTTCTTGGACATTCTAGTCTCATAAAGACTGCTAACCTTGTGCATAAATGTAGCCTGCACATGCATTAGCTGAGGGCATGTGAAGCACTCTAAATACTTAGGATGGTTGACATGCAATTGAACACAGTTTTCAAGATTTCAATTGGATTTTAGTTATCTCTATGGGCATTATTGAGAATAATTAGATAGACTGTTGAAAGAATGAAAGGAAGAGATAGAAGCAAGAAGCAAGAAGCAAGAAGCAAAAAGCAAGAATAATAGGGaatgaagaaaggaagaagaagatgaaagaaagaaacagagatgGAAGAATATTCAATGCAAAAGGATTGGGGCTTTCATTCACTCCGTTGCTGATTACAACTTCCTCATACAatggctatttataggctagtATACTCTCTTCCATTAGTAGGATCTAACTGTTGGGATATCAAGTGTGAATCAATATCCCACATCGGAAAGAGATGAGTAAAATGAGGAACATATAAGTGGGAATGATCCATAGGCCCAATGCCTTAAGGTTTTGGGTTGGATGTGGTGTCAAACCCATGGTTGTGGTTCCCATTCTAGCTCATGGTTAAATTCTCCCCTAGTTTGGCTCTCGCAGAgcccaacaagtggtatcagagccgatgGTTATAAgagcagggaaaaaaaaagaatcatgcAGACCTGCAGTAAGGCAAGGGCATGTGGGCTCTTGAGCAAGAATCGTACACTCCAAATTGAAGTGGGTTTGATGGAGTGGATGGGCTAGGGAGAAAGATCCGATGTGGAAGAGATTCACAAttgagggggagattgttgggaTATCAAGTGTGAATCAATATCCCACATCGGAAAGAGATGAGTAAAATGAGAAACATATAAGTGGGAATGATCCATAGGCCCAATGCCTTAAGATTTTGGGTTGGATGTGGTGTCAAGTCCATGGTTGTGGTTCCCATTCTAGCTCATGGTTAAATTCTCCCCTAGTTTGGCTCTCGCAGAGCCTAACACTAACTAACTGCTATAACAAGAAACCTAACCAATTGATACAACTGAAATTGAACTATTGGCTAATACATGATTGCTACTGTATCCTCTGATGAAAATTGATTCTTTTTGCTAACACAAGAAATGAAGAACTGTTTGTTGGTCTATGATTTCGAGCATGATTTGCGTATGGtgtttactgtagaagttgtcaCAGTAGCCTCGGACGTCTTCAAGGGGTTGCTCATGCTACAAGTCTATGACATAATGAAGCTGTCAAGGAAAGACTTCCAAGTCCGTCCTAGTCTTCCCATTTATtcatgtttttaaaaaaaaaaaattcacttgataTGCATAATTTTATTAATCGTACTTCATGCATAATTTTCACTTGATATGCGTAAAAATTCACAAATGTGTTTTTGGATACAACATATGTCATGAAAGTCATTAAGATATATGTTTGTAATGCACATCTTCTAATATTTAATCTGTGGAATCCAATATTTCAGTAATTGTGTGTTAGTGTATTTCTCTCTAAAATtcattctctctttcttctctttaaGGCTCCTCTAACGAAAATGGCCTTCAGATCTAATCTTTCTCCATAGGAGGGAACCGTTTTTTAtaccttttatttgcttttttaaaataaattcccTCTAGCGAGGAATTTTCTTTGCTAGCATTTCTTGGTAAGTATTTCTTCTCTCCTAATtttttctagtgaaaattttaTTCTATCCTAGGATTTCCCTTGTaagaaattttttcctttttttctctttttctatgaGATTTGAGATTTCATATGGTTTGctagatttgaaaattttaacatCTACCATGTTAGCTGAATTTCTCCTTGGGCTTCAATCATTTTTTAGCAAATGTCATTTTTAAAAACATGCACAAATCTTTTGAGTTATAGTGATTCACCTGGATGCAGGGAAGATGTTTTCGAGATTTAATGTTTTTCATATTCATTAATATCTATTTGCTCAATAGATAGATTGAGATTTCATATTATTTACTAGTTTTGGAATTTCTCACATCTCCTATGACAACTAAATTTCTCTTTGAGTTTTAAGCATTTTTATCAGATGATTGTTAGAAAATATGCACAAATCTATTGGACTGCAATGAtttattgttttggagcttCTACGTatgttatatttatatatatatatatatgtatatatatatatatatatgtatatatataaattaaaaaagacAAAAGATGCTAAGGACTAATGGCATTTGCCATTCTGTCATTGGCAATCCATGCTATATCCTAAGTTACCAAGCATTTTAGGTATATGACAAAAATCTTCTTGAATTACCAAACTATctttagaaagaaaaagaaaatacaaaattaatgaTATACTTCATTCGAACTCAATCATTTCATGAAATCCTAATTACCAGTAAGGCCATATTACTTTTTTTCGATTCCACAGTATTCATCTTTTCAGTCATAACCAAACCCTAGATCCTGAGCACTTCTATggcaaagaaaaaatgaaggaagaCAAGTGCACAATTTGATAGGTTGACTAAAGATCAGAAGTGTtcaaaatattcaccaaaaCAAAATGCATATGACATTGTCTCTACGTTCATTATTCTACTTAGAATTTCAAGCAACAAATTTCCCAATAgtagtttaatttttttgaacGACAACTTCATCATTTTGTTGCGTATAGTATCGATAGAAAAAGAGTGGGATTAGCAATAATGGAAATCAGCCAAAAGCTTTGAGATGATAGCTTCTTAATTCTCTTCTAGTACATAAATATTATGATATGATTTTATTGTTTGCTCAATAAATCAATAGGATTTATATCAGGGAAATTAACTTTTATTAGTAGtgataaaagtcaaaaaatatgaatttttcatgcAATAATTGAAAATGTCAACACAAAATTCCATCTACAGCTGTCAACTCCATTAAGAACTATTACATGCTATGTACATGATAATTTTCTGGAACGATTATAGTGAAGATACAACATAGAATTGTATGTGCTTGTCAACTACAGCTGCTGGAGAGTTTTTGTGTGTGACTCTGACCAATAGCAAGCAAAGAGGATGAAGAATACTTGTCTACATCTTCTATGAGTACTTCACCCACAGAAACATAGAGTCACTAAAAACATAAACCATTGAACCTATAAAAAAAGCCGGCACAAATGAGAAAATAGAAGTACATTAGAGATTTTAGCCAATGGAACACTTTCAAAAGTCTATTTACATTTTATTGTATATCTTATCAAATATCTTCCTTTCAATGGATGATTAACTTCCACAAATATAGAGTAGCCTCTTACTTGAAAGGTTCTATTTAACGAGTGCTAAATGGGCactcgttaaaatatatttcaggtgttagattttcaaaaaaattaagattAATTAGAGAAAGTGTATAAATACAAGGAAAGGTGGTAATTGTTAGAGTGCATCTATACATGGTAAATTAGGTGAAATGTAGGTGGGTTGATGAGTGTCAATTGAGCACCCTTAAGAAAAACTCTACTTGaaaaagttaaacaaaaaaggaaaaaatcataTAAGGCCATTTCTCAATGCACAAGAGAATAAGACTTT
Protein-coding regions in this window:
- the LOC140016165 gene encoding wall-associated receptor kinase 2-like, translating into MGFNRFILPMLLHLVIALMLSSASTLTPPTFPIAMPGCKDHCGNVSIPFPFGITEDCYLNKYFFINCTNSSTSVPQTVLQNAVDVTEISLEGQVHLMQDIASDCYDKNGSLLDNISPWTRLSKRFTFSSTANKFIVVGCDALALVKGFGQNRSYATGCIPSCDYKEDVIDGSCSGIGCCQTDIPPGAWNINVSLTSLNNHTKVWDFNPCSYAFVVEEKAFNFSASNLTNLSNDLSLPVVVDWTIEEGSCEVAQRNTTSYACSGKNSHCYEPFKGLGYRCSCDQGYEGNPYLPDGCQDINECQDPTLHNCTKNSVCHNTLGNYTCPCLKGYHGDGRGGDGCSPDQINWSMIVSGVGIGTAILLFCCFYLCLELRKRRENRLKEEFFRKNGGLMLQQRLAQEGRNTNVARIFTLEELRKATNNFEETRIIGRGGYGTVFKGILVDHNSCTVAIKRSREVNENQVDQFINEVIMLSQVNSRNVVKLLGCCLETEVPLLVYEFIDNGTLSEHLSSTTKSQHLSWNIRLRIASEIAGVLSYLHSVASPPIIHRDIKSANILLDQNYTAKVTDFGISKLAPLDENQVSTMVQGTFGYLDPEYMLTGLLTEKSDVYSFGVVLIELLTSEKALSLDRVEEEKFLANYFISSLKSGHLVQVLDRNIMFDVSIELLKEVAMIAKSCDMTAFSLKFIY